A stretch of Candidatus Nanogingivalaceae bacterium DNA encodes these proteins:
- a CDS encoding ABC transporter permease: MYNLGTVLKFEVFRALKKPTFWAAIFAIPLIYGVIFGFSAISSAQTRENQEKLAKETFSFDIQDESSMISKDVITGMKGNVSKNKAASIAKVKDQKIDAFYFIPKDLTHEKVEIYAKNVNINENAKYSAVLKSILKNSSAKATSANQLVLINETYKTEQTIFKNGQKYEQIYEMIAPGIFLFVFYFITVFLSNRMLTSTTEEKENRVTEIILTSISARTLILGKIISIIVLGIVQILTLLLTGVVMLFLISNVGDFAKNINLPDLSTILPNIRWEFSTIAISAIILIAGFMMVTGFIVALGAMMPTAQEASNYFGMIIMTLMAPLFVLPSFFVNEPNEIVIFLSYFPLTSPISLLLRNMLGTLSFSEALVGILLLIVFAIVAIWLAVRIFRFGTIAYGSKINLKSIFSKKKIA, from the coding sequence ATGTATAATCTAGGAACGGTTTTAAAATTTGAAGTTTTTCGAGCGTTAAAAAAGCCAACTTTTTGGGCTGCAATTTTTGCAATACCTTTGATTTATGGCGTAATATTTGGTTTTAGTGCAATTTCAAGTGCTCAAACTCGCGAAAATCAAGAAAAACTCGCAAAAGAAACTTTTTCATTTGATATTCAAGATGAGAGTTCAATGATTTCGAAAGATGTTATTACTGGAATGAAAGGTAATGTTTCGAAAAATAAAGCAGCTTCAATTGCGAAAGTTAAAGATCAAAAAATCGATGCGTTTTATTTTATTCCAAAAGATTTGACTCATGAAAAAGTTGAGATTTACGCCAAGAATGTAAATATAAATGAAAATGCTAAATACAGTGCCGTTTTAAAGAGTATTTTAAAGAATTCAAGCGCGAAAGCTACGAGCGCAAATCAGTTAGTTTTAATCAATGAAACCTATAAAACCGAACAAACTATCTTTAAAAATGGCCAAAAATATGAGCAGATTTATGAAATGATTGCTCCAGGAATTTTCTTGTTCGTTTTCTATTTTATTACAGTTTTTCTCTCAAATCGAATGCTTACAAGCACAACCGAAGAAAAAGAAAACCGCGTAACGGAGATAATTCTAACAAGTATTTCTGCACGAACACTTATTTTGGGTAAAATAATTTCAATCATAGTTTTAGGAATTGTTCAAATTTTGACTTTACTCTTAACTGGAGTTGTGATGCTGTTTTTGATTTCGAATGTAGGAGATTTTGCGAAAAATATCAATTTACCAGATTTATCAACAATTCTTCCAAATATAAGGTGGGAATTTAGTACAATTGCAATTTCGGCGATAATTTTAATTGCCGGATTTATGATGGTGACGGGATTTATTGTTGCATTGGGCGCAATGATGCCAACGGCACAAGAAGCCTCAAACTATTTTGGAATGATTATAATGACTCTAATGGCGCCGCTTTTTGTTCTTCCTTCATTCTTTGTGAACGAACCAAATGAGATTGTAATCTTTTTGAGTTATTTTCCTCTAACTTCGCCGATCTCTTTGTTGCTTCGAAATATGCTTGGAACTTTAAGTTTTTCCGAAGCATTAGTTGGAATTTTATTACTAATTGTCTTTGCGATTGTTGCGATTTGGCTAGCTGTGCGAATTTTCCGTTTTGGCACAATTGCATACGGGTCAAAAATAAACCTAAAAAGTATTTTTTCGAAAAAGAAAATCGCTTAA
- a CDS encoding ATP-binding cassette domain-containing protein, whose product MNEDIVSIKDFELSFGGKKIIHGLNFSVKRGEIFGFLGSNGSGKTTTIRALLGIYQADSGELLINGKKFSPERTGLIGYLPEERGLYRKEKVIDVMQYFGQLKGLSKKEARDFSQDFLKRVGLEDKARLNIDKLSGGQQQKIQLGITIMGKPDLLILDEPTKGFDPVNRELLMEIIKEENARGATIIMVTHQMEEVEKICNRALLLKNGKTKAYGTVDEIRNQFGKQRIILEFVGELPKSDKFEIIKKETNYAELSPKVDSQEILKELISKDLRILNFKVQKSTLNEIFLEIYGKEGEEKNV is encoded by the coding sequence ATGAATGAAGATATTGTTTCAATTAAAGACTTTGAGCTATCGTTTGGTGGCAAGAAAATAATTCATGGACTAAATTTCAGCGTTAAAAGAGGTGAAATTTTTGGTTTTTTGGGTTCAAACGGTAGTGGAAAAACAACAACAATTAGAGCATTGCTGGGAATTTATCAAGCAGACTCGGGCGAGCTTTTAATTAATGGGAAGAAATTTTCACCGGAAAGAACTGGTTTGATTGGTTATTTGCCAGAAGAGCGCGGACTTTACCGAAAAGAAAAAGTTATTGACGTAATGCAATATTTTGGTCAGCTTAAAGGGCTTTCGAAAAAAGAAGCACGGGATTTTTCGCAGGATTTTTTAAAGCGCGTTGGGCTTGAAGATAAGGCGCGGTTGAATATTGATAAGCTTTCGGGTGGTCAACAACAAAAAATTCAGCTTGGAATTACGATTATGGGAAAGCCGGACTTGCTCATTTTAGATGAGCCAACAAAAGGTTTTGACCCTGTAAATCGCGAGTTATTGATGGAGATTATTAAGGAAGAAAACGCTCGCGGAGCAACGATTATTATGGTGACGCATCAGATGGAAGAAGTTGAAAAGATTTGTAATCGTGCTTTGCTACTAAAAAATGGCAAAACGAAGGCTTATGGTACGGTTGATGAAATTCGAAATCAGTTCGGTAAGCAACGAATTATTCTTGAGTTTGTTGGTGAATTGCCAAAAAGCGATAAATTCGAAATAATTAAAAAAGAAACAAATTACGCTGAATTGTCGCCAAAAGTAGATTCGCAAGAAATTCTAAAAGAGCTAATCTCGAAAGATTTGCGAATTCTAAACTTTAAAGTTCAAAAATCAACTTTGAATGAAATTTTCTTGGAAATTTATGGTAAAGAAGGCGAGGAAAAAAATGTATAA
- the queA gene encoding tRNA preQ1(34) S-adenosylmethionine ribosyltransferase-isomerase QueA — protein MELKDYTYELPEDRIAAHPPKIRGTSRLLALNRKNGAMTDSFYKNIADFFEKGDLLILNDTKVIKARLFATKENGAERELVILERHSFDNDWHKHKVMYRGKLKAGNKLFVKNSSPEEKNQNQNSKAEIVVEEILGDGIAIVSSKADLRELCENFGTVPLPPYMRRDATPLDIERYQTVFAEEKGSVAAPTASLNMTEEILDSLRKKGVEIKYLTLHVGLGTFMPIRVEKIEEHKMHQEYFEIPAETAEEIRKTHQNGGRVFALGTTVARTLEYAHNAIFEKSLNGNSGNRENLSKVSKNQNGDLSGEADIFIFPGYEFKTIQGLITNFHAPKSTVLMLASAFAGWENLKNAYSHAIQNGEYKFLSYGDSMIIYQ, from the coding sequence ATGGAACTTAAAGATTATACTTATGAATTGCCCGAAGACCGAATTGCGGCACATCCGCCAAAAATTCGCGGAACTTCAAGATTGTTAGCTTTAAATCGAAAAAATGGCGCAATGACAGATAGCTTCTATAAAAATATTGCAGATTTTTTCGAAAAAGGCGATTTGTTAATTTTAAACGACACCAAGGTTATTAAAGCACGCCTTTTTGCAACAAAAGAAAATGGCGCCGAGCGTGAACTAGTTATTTTGGAGCGCCACAGTTTTGATAATGACTGGCATAAACACAAAGTAATGTATCGTGGAAAACTTAAAGCTGGCAACAAACTTTTTGTCAAAAACTCTTCGCCTGAAGAAAAAAATCAAAATCAAAATTCTAAAGCTGAAATTGTTGTAGAAGAAATTCTTGGCGACGGCATTGCGATTGTAAGTTCGAAAGCTGATTTACGCGAACTTTGCGAAAATTTCGGCACAGTTCCGCTTCCGCCATATATGCGCCGAGATGCAACTCCGCTCGACATCGAACGTTACCAAACAGTTTTTGCGGAAGAAAAAGGTTCTGTTGCTGCTCCAACCGCTAGTTTAAATATGACAGAAGAAATTCTCGATTCTTTACGCAAAAAAGGTGTGGAAATTAAATATTTAACCCTTCACGTTGGGCTTGGAACTTTCATGCCGATTCGTGTTGAAAAAATCGAAGAACATAAAATGCATCAAGAATATTTCGAAATTCCGGCCGAAACAGCCGAAGAAATTCGAAAAACACATCAAAACGGTGGTCGAGTTTTCGCACTCGGTACAACCGTTGCCCGAACACTAGAATATGCCCATAACGCAATTTTCGAAAAAAGCTTAAATGGAAATTCTGGCAATCGTGAAAATTTAAGTAAGGTTTCAAAAAACCAAAATGGTGATTTATCTGGTGAAGCTGATATCTTTATTTTTCCAGGCTACGAATTTAAAACAATTCAAGGTTTAATTACAAACTTCCATGCGCCAAAATCAACAGTCTTAATGCTTGCAAGTGCGTTTGCCGGTTGGGAAAACCTTAAAAACGCTTATAGCCACGCGATCCAAAATGGCGAATATAAGTTTTTGTCTTACGGCGACTCAATGATTATTTACCAGTAA
- a CDS encoding phosphoglycerate mutase, which yields MAKLVFARHGESEWNKANLFTGWADVDLSEKGVQQAIDAGKLIKDAGIEFDVAFTSVLKRAIKTTNLALEYSDQLWVPVQKSWRLNERHYGGLTGKNKAEAAEKYGDEQVHIWRRSYDTLPPEMPRDDEYSAHNDRRYALLDDSVIPDAENLKVTLERALPFWEDQIAPALKSGKNVFVGAHGNSIRALVKHIKGLSDDEIMGVEIPNFPPLVFEFDENLKVLKEYSLGE from the coding sequence ATGGCTAAATTAGTTTTTGCTCGACACGGTGAAAGTGAATGGAATAAGGCAAATCTTTTTACTGGTTGGGCTGATGTTGATTTAAGCGAAAAAGGCGTTCAGCAGGCCATTGATGCTGGAAAATTAATTAAAGATGCTGGGATTGAATTTGATGTTGCTTTTACATCGGTTTTGAAGCGTGCTATTAAAACAACTAATTTGGCGCTAGAGTATTCGGATCAGCTATGGGTTCCAGTTCAAAAATCTTGGCGTTTGAATGAGCGACATTATGGTGGCTTGACTGGTAAAAACAAAGCCGAAGCAGCTGAAAAATATGGTGATGAGCAAGTTCATATTTGGCGTCGTTCATATGATACTTTACCTCCAGAAATGCCACGAGATGATGAATATTCTGCACATAATGATCGTCGATATGCCTTGTTGGATGATTCAGTTATTCCGGATGCTGAAAACTTAAAAGTAACTTTGGAGCGAGCTCTACCGTTTTGGGAAGATCAAATTGCACCAGCTTTGAAAAGTGGTAAAAATGTATTTGTTGGCGCTCACGGAAACTCGATTCGTGCGCTTGTGAAACATATCAAAGGTTTGAGTGATGACGAAATTATGGGCGTCGAAATCCCTAATTTCCCGCCATTAGTGTTTGAATTTGACGAAAACTTAAAAGTTTTGAAAGAATACTCGCTAGGTGAATAA